From one Tetragenococcus osmophilus genomic stretch:
- the brnQ gene encoding branched-chain amino acid transport system II carrier protein produces the protein MTNKNSKISSRQIFLIGLMVFSLFFGARNLIFPAGLGSEAGENTWSAMAGFLITGVALPVLGLVAIANVSGDGNTEKLAQKVHPSFAKILTIITYLSIGPLMAAPRTGLVSFEIGVSPFLNQTYSTGGLLIYSIAFFGLVYYLALYPSKFVDRFGKIVTPVLLLILGIFILTSILNPISDFQPPKGQYVSAPFFSGVKEGYLTMDTIVSIVFATIIINAIKELGEFNQTVRKNIILKAGVISATFLAVVYLGIAYIGASSSTLSFASGADTLSEVANNYFGLPGNFLFGLVVIFACLPTAVGLLSSCAWYFNKTFPRISYKIFLLFFVLFSATVANIGLEKLIQFSVPVLNVVYPVIIALILLSFINKYINCDTIVYRSVVGITLLVSLNDGLKEFNPNWDYIDPFITLPFSDLGFSWFLPAIIVGVIAKGISFIFIQPKK, from the coding sequence ATGACAAATAAAAATAGTAAAATTTCTTCTAGACAAATTTTTTTAATTGGACTCATGGTCTTTTCTCTTTTCTTTGGTGCTCGAAATTTAATTTTTCCTGCAGGATTAGGTAGTGAAGCCGGAGAAAACACATGGAGTGCTATGGCTGGTTTTTTAATCACAGGCGTTGCTTTACCTGTGTTGGGGTTAGTAGCGATTGCTAATGTGAGCGGAGATGGCAATACTGAAAAATTAGCACAAAAGGTTCATCCCTCTTTTGCTAAAATATTAACCATCATTACTTACTTATCCATTGGGCCATTAATGGCTGCTCCTAGAACAGGTTTAGTTTCATTTGAAATTGGGGTATCTCCTTTTTTGAATCAAACATATTCTACAGGAGGTTTGTTAATCTATAGTATTGCTTTTTTTGGCTTGGTATACTATTTGGCTTTATACCCTAGTAAATTTGTAGATCGTTTTGGAAAAATAGTAACACCCGTTTTGCTATTAATCTTAGGTATCTTCATTTTAACAAGTATTCTTAACCCTATTAGTGATTTTCAGCCGCCTAAAGGTCAATACGTGAGTGCTCCATTTTTTAGCGGGGTAAAAGAAGGATATCTAACAATGGACACCATTGTATCGATCGTTTTTGCAACAATTATTATTAATGCAATTAAAGAGTTAGGGGAGTTTAACCAAACAGTTAGGAAAAATATTATTTTAAAAGCTGGGGTCATTTCAGCAACTTTTCTAGCTGTTGTCTACTTAGGGATTGCATACATTGGAGCAAGTAGTTCTACACTTAGCTTTGCATCAGGCGCAGATACATTGTCGGAAGTTGCTAATAATTATTTTGGGCTGCCCGGAAACTTTCTTTTTGGTTTAGTAGTAATATTTGCTTGTCTTCCTACAGCAGTGGGGTTACTTTCATCATGTGCTTGGTATTTTAATAAAACATTTCCTCGTATTTCCTATAAAATTTTCTTGCTATTTTTCGTTTTATTTAGTGCTACTGTAGCTAATATTGGGCTGGAAAAACTCATTCAATTTTCTGTACCTGTGTTAAATGTGGTTTACCCTGTCATTATTGCATTAATCTTATTGAGTTTTATTAATAAGTATATAAACTGCGATACAATCGTTTATCGTAGTGTTGTTGGAATAACATTGCTTGTTAGTTTGAATGATGGACTAAAAGAGTTTAATCCAAACTGGGATTATATCGATCCTTTCATCACACTCCCTTTTTCAGACTTAGGTTTTTCATGGTTTCTTCCTGCAATTATAGTAGGAGTTATCGCTAAAGGTATTTCGTTTATATTCATACAACCTAAAAAGTAA